The genomic stretch GTGGTTGTCTTTCCTTGATGAGTGGTCAAAGCATGAAATAGGAATTTTCTTGCCGTGTTACATAAAGAGACAGATTCTTCAGGTTCTGCTGTGACCACTTATCAATGTTTAGAGAAATTAGTAGGTACCATTCAGTACCAGGAAGAAAATTTTACTGTTAGGTGAAAAATCATTCATAGAATTCAAAGGTTGATAGAAAAGGATTTGTATAGCAGTAACCAGGGCTAAAACTTAAGTACTGAATTTCTGTTTCTCAGTAAAGTTGATGAAGAATATGTAACTTGCATAAAGTGTTATCAACATTTACCATCCACATTGGTAATTTCATCCACCATGACATCAGTGACCAAACTGTGGAAACAGGTGAAGACCATCCACATGAGCgcaaaggctatttattcagagGTTGCTAATATAGCAGGGGAGCCACCATCACTTGCCTTTGGCAGAAACCCAAAGGCAGATAGGAGGGTGGGAAAGTTctatattgaaaacattttttcaaaatatgcttGGATTGGAAACTGTTGACATGGAGAAGATGGAGGCATGCTAACTAGAAGCAGTATATCTTACACATTTAGCTTGGGAAGTATATTTGGCTTTCTTTGGTTGGTCCTGAGTTGGAAATTGAGGCAAAAATGAGGAAGCTGGCAGCCATGGACCGAGTCCCGGCAGTTCTGGGCTGATTGCTGCAGAGGTTGTGTGTGAGAGTTCTGTTGTCATATATGGTATGGCCATTGTCCGTTTGTCCATTTAATCTCTTAACATGAAAaccagaatatgaaaaaaaaaaaatccagaagatTCAAATCTGCTGAAAAGGTATCAGCATGCACTTGAAAAGTTAGTTGTTATTTAAGAATGTCATGCCTGAAGACAGTGATTTAACACGCGCAGCAGCAAAAGGTGCATTTTCACATCACTATGTGAAGCATAACTTTCATTCAGGTCACGTCTATCTACTTCTGAATTACTTTTGCTCATATTGAGTCCAACTTTCTTACATGTACACTAACATGTAGCAATAGCTGTTAGTGTGTTGGCTCCATTAGCAAAGGAATtttgtatataattaaaataatgtcaatttttaaaaattgaagtatagttgatttacaatgtttcaggtatacggcaaagtgaatcagttatacatctatctatgcatctatcctttttcagattcttttccgttatagattattacaagatattgaatatagttccctgtgctatacagtaggtccttgttgtttattttatatatagtagtttgtatatgttaatctcaaattcctaatttatctctcccccgccccccctttcctctttggtaaccataaatttgttttctatgtctgtgagtctatttctgttttgtaaataagttcatttgtatcatattttagattccacatataagtgatatcatatggtatttgtctttctacttGCTtgatttagtatgataatctctaggtccatccatgttgacgcaaatggcattatttcattcttttttatggatgagtaatattccagtgtgtgtgtgtgtgtgtgtgtgtgtgtgtgtgtgtgtgtaacacatcttctttatccattcatttgtcgatggacacttaggttgttccatgctattgtaaatagtgcaaaATAATAACAACTTCATACCAGTGTCATAAGATGCTTCACATAGAAAATCAATTGAAATAATTCCAAAAGTAGTTCAATTTTTCATCCAACTCGTGTAATTGAAGTGAAGCATTTAGGAGTTAATTATGTCAAAAGTGAAATATCTGACCCCATTTTTGTGAATGATActataaattcagtttaaaaattcaactttgctatgaaaatgaaaatattgctGGGTACAGTATTGTGATAAAAACAGTTCTCAATAAATTACAAAACCTCCAGAGtagaaatatacaaagaattggCTATAGTACAAAACTAGTTCATAATTGTGTTCAAACAAGCTGAGAAATCTTACTAATAAAACAGTTaccaaatttaacaaatattatatggaatctaaaaaaaaaattggttctgaagaacctaggggcaggacaggaataaagacgcagacgtagagaatggacttgaggacacggggagggggaaggggaagtggggacggagtgagagagtggcatggacgtatatacactaacaaatgtaaaatagatagctagtgggaagcagctgcatagcacagggagatcagctcagtgctttgtgaccacctagaggggtgggatagggagggtgggagggagggagacacaagagggagaggatatggggatacacGTATGCatagacgtaagagggaggagatatggggatatatgtatatgtatagctgattcactttgttacaaagcagaaactaacacaccattgtaaagcagttatactccaataaagatgttaaaaaaaatttaacaaatatttatatatacccaGTTAAAGTACCTGAATTACAAAATTGTAACACAACTGATGttgaataaaaaattcagttttccagTGGTTATATTCTACTTTTACTATATATCatcatttgaattttaatatttttgagtaaTACTTTGAAATACTACTTTGTAAATCATTCTAGGTATCTTGCAATGGtatcaaacatttttataacaaGTTCTCTAAATTTTGGTTTCACTTTGCTCAAAATCAATTGGAAATTGTTAATCTAAATATTCAATGAGTAGAGTGCCAAAAACTTCAGCTTTTGAAGTTTTTAGTGAATTGcaattattgaaaagaaaacttccaaacaggaagacactgaattTTATCCCTTCAAGCACGAGGAAGGAACTGAACAAATTGAATGCTGAGAGCTCAAACAATGTAGATGTAACTTTTAAATTCTCTAACTGAGCTTTGGAGCATCTGGACTTGTAAGAAGAACCTTTACATTTTTTATCTGAATGGAATGAACGAGAGCAACCAATGGTTTTGCAGCATTTAAATCTGGCAAAATTTTCTAAAGAATTATAGAGACCATTTATTGGACACATTTTGTCTTATAAATCCTTTTTGTTGCTTAAGGCACTAGGATCGATAACAAAGGGACAGTACCTGTGAAAATATTTGTGCTGAAATTTTACACATTTCACAACAAAAACAGTGTTAGATTTTAGAATATCCTCCATTTAGAATTTGCTCCAAATTACCAAGTACCTCGGCACTTGCCGAGAAAGTAGTTTCTCAGTTGAAAATATTATGGTCTATGAGGAAGAAGCAATTGAAGATGTCAACAGTCTAAATGTACTTATTGTAAACTGCAACTTCAAAGAATATTGTaggcaattttaagaaaaaagaatgaaaaatattaagacCGTACTAAAAAGTATACACTTCAGAAAATGTCTCTcagtgtgtccaaatttccttttcataaGGAAACCAGCCAGATTGGATTAGATTTCACTTTTAACTTACTTCTTAAAAGGaattatcttcaaatacagtcacattctgatattctgggggttaggactttaacatatgaatttaagggggacacaattcagcccctaACCATATCCAAAGTAATTGAAATTAGGGTCtcaaagatatttgtacacccatgttcatagcaatattattcacaatagccaaaaggtggaagcaacccaagtgcccatcagcagattaatagataaacaaaatggagtatgtatgtacaatggaatattattcagccttaaaaaggaaataaattctgatACGTGGTACAGCATGGAAGAACCTTgggaacattatgctaagtgaattaaaacagtcacaaaaagacagatactgtctgattctacttatataagTCATCTATacaatttatagaaacagaaagtacaaGGTTGGTTCccagaggctgtggggagggaggaatggggagttagtggtttgtttgtttgttttgtttttaacatctttattggagtataattgctatacaatggtatgttagtttctgctttataacaaagtgaatcagttatacatatacatataaccccatatctcctccctcttgcatctccctcccaccctccctatcccacccctctaggtggtcacaaagcaccgagctgatctccctgtgctgtgcagctgcttcccgctagctctctatggagttagtgtttaatgggtacagaatttcagttttgcaaggtgaagagttctggagattgggagcacaacaatgtgaatgtacttaacactacggAACTGTATACccagaaatggttaagatggtaaattttatgttgtttatactttaaatttaaaaatgagatgtaTACACATGTTGAACCATTGTTAATTTCCTTGTTCTGATAATGTACTAGATTTATGTAAGAGGTAACCATTTAGGGACACAGTGACAGGTACAGCggacctctctgtactatctttgcaatttcctgtgaatctataattacttCAAAGCAAGTTTTCTTGCAATTATattcttgtgtttaaaaaaaggtAAGGAAGTTAGAGACTGTCAATTCAATTCCTTGGACTAGGGTAACAGAACTTCATGGAGACAGAGATTAAAACGTTTAACCACAGCCTACCCAAGGGGGTAACTTTGATCAGAAAGAAGCTTACATGCTGGGACCCAGCAGGACCAAGTTACCCATATAATGACTATTACAAGTTATTAGCCATCAGGAAAAGCTGAATTAACAAGCTTTCTCTTTGGCATCGAGGCTTTGGTAATGATGGCTTCCTATTGAGCAAAGTTCCAAACAATATTCCCCTGCCTGCAAATGTCTAGTTTGCCCAACCGTAAACCATAAAACATAGCTCAGATTCTCTCCATGCATATCACCCAATATCATGCTGTGAGGGCTTAACTGGTAGTATTGCCTCTGGCCAAGGCCAGATTGCATCAGCAGGCTTTTCCCTCCAAATTCAGACAGAAGATTTACACTTCCCTTGGGGAAAAAGTTAGTCTCCTCACCCTCAAactggaatctaaaaacatcCAAAAGTTGTGGCTGCAGTGTGTCTCAACTAccaattctcttttttcctttaaaaaaaaaattttttttgtttttaaatccccTTCCCGTATCTTGCCcttccccgcttccctctccccactggtaaccagcagtttgttctctatatctgtgagtctgcttctcttttgttatagtcactagttttttgtattttttagattatacatgtaagtgatatcatacagaatttgtctttctctgtttgacttatttcacttagcataatgccctccaatgttcttattgacattttgttaaatgttttttttggttgttttttatggaagaaaaattaagtcgtttatttttaaaaccaaaccaCTAGGAAAATATATCACAGTCTTGAAGCAGCAAACAGACAGGCTATATTATCAAGTAATAAGCTGGTAAAAACACAAGGTCCTTAATAAAACGATAAGGTGCCAGAACTGGGGCAAGAACAATGCATGTCGCAAAAGTGGTATTTGGTAACGTAGGGCTGTCCCATTTTTTGCTCTAAAGGAGTCACAGCTTGCCCCTGAGTTGCTGACTTTTTCTCCTTTGACCTTTGTGTTGCCAAGGGATCGTTTCAACAGAGCTCTGTTATTACAGGAGGCAAAGTAAGCAATACTGGGTTTAGGCTTTCATTCTACTTTGTTTTATGAAAACCAGATTTTTCCAAAGCCAGTACTTCATAACTCTTAATTAAGCAGCTAACAATTCCTCTTTTGCTGTTCATTCCTGAATACTAGCATAGAGCACAATCACAGTCCATTTCCCTTCAAGGGTGAGTGTCACTGCAAGATTGTCTTGTCACTCAGCTGACTCTGCTGCAGACAGCCTCAGGGCTCATCATGGCTGCCAGTTAGAGGGAAGGTTTGCTTCCCCTACCAGTATGATAGCACTTCTTATATTTTTGCAGGGTCTCCAGGCTGAAGAATGTCATGTGtgagaattttaagaaatgtgcATCCACATTTTGACGGCAGAAATGAATATCCACAAGGACCCTTTCAAAGTTTTTATCCAAACTACCTCTCCCAACTCCACATCTTAAAAGTAACTTCATGCCCTTGTATATAAAACGAAACCAAGCAAAACAAATCCCCAGaagccccctttccccttctaaATTAGGGACCtcatggattttgttttatttccagtttacGGAAAATGTTGTAGTGATCCTTCTAGTAAACAGGAGATTGGCAACAAATAGAAACACCTCTCCTCAGACTCCACCAGCTCATAAGCAGGTCAGGTGAACCTGCCAGCCTGCTGGTATCTGTGTACTAAGAGAATCTGGTACCTTGGAGGGCTCTGGTTTGGTACAAGGGAGACTCCCTGTTGCAGGAAAAGCACTTGAAACTCAGGCTCATGAAATTCAGGCTCACAAAAACTCTCCTGTGCTATCTCTGACCCATATTTTAGCACcaggtttttttcactttctagGATTCAGGCACAAAGGAACCAGTGTCCAGAGGCAAGTGACATAGGCCTTAAACTTGCTGCcatccttaatttcctcattcataaactTTCCTTAGAAAATCCAAATCCTCTTTTTAAATACATTCCTGCCTTCAGCCCTGATGGCCAATAGCAGACATCTATTTCTCAATGGATGAGAGAGACTCCTTCATCTTCTTGGTCATGACTGGGATTGAGGTTCATGTGGTCATCCACACACTTGGTCACACAACTCTTCAGCTGCTGCTTCACCTGAAGCTCTTTACTCCCCGCTTCTACTGAATCTTTGGCTTTGTCGTTGCAATGCATAGTGCACCATTCCAGGCGGTTCTGGAACTTCTCCAATTCACTGGTCACCAGGGCCTGGCCTTGAGCCAGAGGTGCATGGCAGCGCTCAATGCACCGGTGCACTTGCTGCACGGTGGCCTGGCTGTCCTCACAACAGCCGGTGCTGCACCGGAACATGAGGCCCTGCATCTTCCAGTgttctctctctccagcctcttcACCATAGAGTCCACTGCCTCCCGCACCCGGAGCTGCTGCAGCTCCGCCATGGCGACCCCACACTGCTACCTGCTGCGCCGGCGCCCACGTGGACTccccttgttaaatgttttgagtttgtttttgtagggtttttttttttgccttcttttgttatctttctttaaataa from Physeter macrocephalus isolate SW-GA chromosome 2, ASM283717v5, whole genome shotgun sequence encodes the following:
- the LOC102978871 gene encoding protein FAM136A-like, with the translated sequence MQGLMFRCSTGCCEDSQATVQQVHRCIERCHAPLAQGQALVTSELEKFQNRLEWCTMHCNDKAKDSVEAGSKELQVKQQLKSCVTKCVDDHMNLNPSHDQEDEGVSLIH